A DNA window from Zingiber officinale cultivar Zhangliang chromosome 3A, Zo_v1.1, whole genome shotgun sequence contains the following coding sequences:
- the LOC122050842 gene encoding uncharacterized protein LOC122050842 gives MASAPAADKPWTPPYCSVVAVDTRSFFYRVFSVCERTLLDSDTECRFCSRRTPNPGSKRLYRILVSVGTVDKVLVVVFFDRAARVLMGCSADEWAAFLGAQPSARELAGELLRGEMLRMTLNPSRRGNAEHLRVASVAPLRAGFRPVVDRLRRLYAAGAGTSVEQTG, from the coding sequence ATGGCATCGGCGCCGGCGGCAGATAAGCCGTGGACTCCTCCCTATTGCTCGGTCGTGGCCGTCGACACTCGCTCCTTCTTCTACCGTGTTTTCTCCGTCTGCGAACGAACCCTCCTCGATTCCGACACCGAGTGCCGCTTCTGCAGCCGCCGTACTCCTAACCCCGGTTCCAAGCGCCTGTATCGTATCCTCGTCTCCGTCGGCACTGTGGACAAGGTTTTAGTGGTCGTGTTCTTCGACCGGGCCGCGAGGGTGCTCATGGGCTGCTCCGCCGACGAGTGGGCTGCCTTCTTGGGGGCGCAACCTTCAGCGAGGGAGCTGGCCGGCGAGCTTCTACGAGGGGAGATGCTGCGGATGACGCTGAACCCGTCGAGGAGGGGCAATGCGGAGCACCTGCGAGTGGCGTCGGTGGCGCCTCTCCGCGCGGGATTTCGCCCTGTGGTCGACAGGTTGAGGAGGCTGTACGCGGCGGGGGCGGGGACTTCAGTCGAACAGACAGGATAA